One stretch of Ananas comosus cultivar F153 linkage group 6, ASM154086v1, whole genome shotgun sequence DNA includes these proteins:
- the LOC109711732 gene encoding LIM domain-containing protein WLIM1-like → MASAFGGTTQKCTACEKKVYLVDQLTADNRVYHRSCFRCHHCKGTLKLTNYSSIDGVLYCKPHYDQLFKMTGSLDKSFEGVMKHRAERSNGHEGQSSSRVSSMFAGTQDKCVVCKKTVYPIEKVAVDGMAYHRPCFKCSHGGCVISPSNYVAHEGKLYCKHHHSQLVMAKGNFSQLEEKDVEAKVVIEKPPLPDNVAVEKPPLPDNVAIQKPQQPDDMAVEKPPQPDNVFTPKTPQAENVSIEQPPQQDNVAAEKPSPDGNGDSA, encoded by the exons ATGGCGTCGGCGTTCGGGGGGACGACGCAGAAGTGCACGGCGTGCGAGAAGAAGGTCTACTTGGTCGACCAGCTCACCGCCGACAACAGGGTCTACCACCGATCCTGCTTCCGATGCCACCACTGCAAAGGCACTCTCAAG CTGACAAATTATAGCTCCATTGATGGCGTTCTTTACTGCAAACCTCACTATGACCAGCTTTTTAAGATGACCGGCAGTTTGGATAAAAGTTTTGAAG GTGTGATGAAACATAGGGCGGAACGATCAAATGGGCATGAG GGTCAATCTAGCAGCCGAGTTTCAAGTATGTTTGCTGGGACACAAGACAAGTGTGTTGTGTGTAAAAAAACAGTGTACCCGATAGAAAAG GTGGCCGTAGATGGAATGGCATACCATAGACCGTGCTTCAAGTGCAGCCACGGGGGCTGCGTAATTAGCCCGTCTAACTATGTTGCCCATGAGGGCAAGCTTTATTGCAAGCACCACCACTCTCAGCTCGTCATGGCTAAAGGAAATTTCAGTCAGCTTGAAGAGAAGGATGTAGAAGCAAAAGTTGTCATCGAGAAGCCGCCTTTACCAGATAATGTGGCTGTCGAGAAGCCGCCTTTACCAGATAATGTGGCCATCCAGAAGCCACAACAACCAGATGATATGGCCGTCGAGAAGCCGCCACAACCAGATAATGTGTTCACCCCAAAGACCCCACAAGCAGAGAATGTGTCCATTGAGCAGCCACCGCAGCAAGATAATGTGGCCGCTGAGAAACCATCGCCGGATGGTAACGGGGATAGTGCTTAA